The genomic interval GCGTCGGCGGTCAAACGGGCGGCCAGAACGGCTGCGGCGTTGTCCAAGGAATAGTTGGCGGTGGTGGTGGCCGAGGCCGGTTCCAAGGGTTCGGAGAAGAGCAGGCTGATTTGCTGGGGCTGGCCCAGCCATTGAGCGCGCAGCAATGCCGGGGGGGTGTTATCGGCGGCGACGGTGAGGGAGGCGACGCGACTGGTGACGGAATAAGGCTGGCCGTTGACCACGTTGGCGGCGGTCACAAAGAAGGTGGCGCCGTGGTCTTCGGGCGTCACCGGGCCGAGGGAGAGTGTAGATTGCTGGGTTCCAGCAAGAGGCTGGCCATTGCGGTACCATTGCAAAGAAAAGGGGGGTTGACCGCCCAGTTGGACGGCAAAGCTGGCGAAGCCGCCCTCGGGCACGGAGAGATCGGCGGGTTGGGTGAGGATGCTGACCTGGCGGGGCACGGCCCAGGACCAGAGCAGTTCGGGGATGGTGAGGGCGACATCGCTGATGCGGACCTCATCGAGGCGGCCGTTGAAGCTGTCGGTGGGGTTGCCATTGTACATGCCGCGGCCGAGGGTCCAGGAGCCGCCTTGGGAGGCCATAGGCCCCAACCAGGAGGTGGTGCCTTCGGTGACATAGGTGCCCTGGGTTTCGTCGAAACGCAGGAGCGAGAGGGTGCGATTGGTGGCGTTGGCGATGACGGCGAAATGATACCAGCGGCCCGGCTGGACGGGGGCCTGGGTGAAGACGGAGCGGAAGACGTTGCCGTTGTCCATGATTTTGCAGCCGACATGGTTTTGGCGTCCGCTGTCCTGGACCATCTGGAAATAGACGGCGGCGAGGGGGCTGAAGTTGGCATCGCGTCCGACAAAGGTCTGCCAGGTGCCCAGGCCGTCAAACATGACGCTGGCTTCGATGGTGAAACTGGAGAGGACGGCCTGATTGAGGGAGGAGGTGGTGTAGAGGTCGCGCACGGCCCCCCCCGGGCCGGTGTAGAGGCTGAAACGGTTGGGTGTGCCGGTCTGAGGGATGACGAATCCCGGGATCAGGTCGGAATAACTGGCGGAGTTTTGGAGGGAGGCGGAGAAGCCGTGGTGTCCGTTGCCGGAGGCATCGGCGGAGTAGCGGGTGGGGTTGTTAAACACCAGGGCGCCAGCCGGGCCTTCCTCGAAGCGCCAGTAGGCGAGGGTGGCCGCCGGGAGGGGCGGGTTGAGGGAGAACCAACAGCCAGCGAGGAGCAAGGCGCCCGCGCGGGCCAGCCAGCGATGCCAACCGGATTTCATAGTTAACCTCATTGTAACATATTGCAGATTAAAAAGCCGCCGGGCATTGCGCCCGGCGGCTTGGACAAGGTCACCAGCTCGCTGCGGCTCAGGGGAGCCGCCCGCCCGGGACGCCCCTAGGGCTTCACCAAGCGGAAGTAGCGTTGCGGAAACTCCGTCAAGTTGGTGATGATGTGGAGGAAGCGGCCGGTGTCGAGGTTGGCCGTGTTGGTGCTGATGGTCTGCCAGACGGTATTGGTGGAGAGCTGCGAGGCGCTCTGGAGCCAGTAGGTCTGGCCGGCCTGGCCGGTGAACTCGAGGGTGAGGGAGTTATGGTTGCGGTCAAGGGTCCAGCCGCTGACGGCCGGGGGCACGGTGATCACGGGCACCACCTGGAGGATGCCGCTGACCTGCAAGGCTGCAACATCCCAGGCGAGGCCGGGGTCGAGGGCGGGCAGGACGACTTCGGTGAAGGCGCCCTCGAAGGCCAGGGCGTCAAACAGCCAGAAGGAATCGCCGGCGCGGAGCGGGCCGCCGAGGTTGCGGATGACCAGGCGTCCGTTGAAGATGACGTTGGTCGGCCCGAAGATGCGGTCGCTGTCCATCTGGTCCGGATTGATGTCCAGGAAGAGCGTGCCCTGCAGGTTGAGGGTGCCGCGGATTTCGAGGTCTTCGAGGGCCGGGCCGAGGTCGAGGGCGCCGGCGGCCTCGACGGTGACGTTGCCGGCAAACCGTCCGTCGTGGACGAGGGTACCGCCGGAGACGCGCACGGGGCCGGTGAAGGTGTTGGCGCCGGTGAGGGCGAGGCGTCCGCCGCCGAGCTTGGTGAGGCCGCCGGAGACGTTGTCGCCGAGGACGGCGGTGGCGGTGGCGCCGGAGCCGCCGCCGCCCGAGAGGGTGACGGTGGCGACGGTGTAACCGCGGCCCGGGGAGGTCACGATGATGTTGGTGACGGTGCCGGCGGCGACGTCAATTTCGGCCACGGCGGTGGCGCCGGTGCCGTCGCCGACGATTTGGACGATGGGCGGGCCGAGGTAGGCGCTGCCGGGGTTGTCGAGGGTGATGCTGACAACGCCCTGGCCATCGGGGGCGAGCAGCGGTTGCGGGATGGCGACGTCGTACCCGGCGGTATCAATCACCGCGCCGCCGGCATAGACATAGGCGCCGGAGAGGTTGGCGATGAAGTTAGGCTCATTGGCCTTGGCCTTGAGGGTGCCGCCGTTGAGGTTGAGGTAGGAGGTGGCGCCGACGTCGCGCATGGTGACGCTGGGGGTGGAGAGGACGCCGCCGTTGAGGTTGAGGATGCCGTAGCCGGCGAAGCCGCCGTAGTTGAGGCCGATCCAGATGCCGGCGGCGGTATCCATTTCCGCCGAGCGGGCGAGGGTCAGTTCACCGCGGCCCTGCTCGGCGACGATGACGCGCTGACCGGGGAGCACGTGGAAGAACTTGCCGCCGGTGAGGTAGCCCACGCCGTAGCCGTAGCTGGGGCTGCCGCCGAAGCGGCCGAAGGCGGTCCAGCCGCCCTGGTAGTTGGTGCCGCCGGACTGGTAATAGACGCCCTGGGCGTAAGCGCCGACCTGCCAGTTGTTGACGACGTTGGAGAAGACGCCGCCGGCGAGCTGGTAGAAGCCATAGGCGCCGACATCGCCGGTGCCCCACTGGCCGCCGATGCGCCAGTCGCCGAACCAGTTGGCGCCGTTACGGATGACGCCGGCCGTCTGGTAGGCGACGCCGACGCAGTTGGCGGGTTTGCCGATGTCGAAGGCGTTGCAGACGACTTCGGCGTCCTGGCCCATCATGACGAAGCGGGCGCGGGAGGGGGTGACGTCGCCGATGTTGAAGTCATGGGCGACGGTGAGGCGGGTGTTGCCCATGATGGCCAGGCCGGCGTCGGCATTGGCGGCGCTGGCGACGCCGCTCCAGCGGTTGACGGACATGGTGGCGTTGCTAAGGACGAGCCAGCCTTCGTTGACAAAGAAGTGGGTGGCGTCGGCGAAGGCGGTATTGCCGGCGTAATACATGACGCCGGGGCCGGTTTTGAAGAAGTAGGTGTCACTGCCGGCGCCGGTCATGGCGCCGGTGAAGAGGGCGAACTGGCCTGCATCCACGGCGACGGTGCCGCCATTCCAGGCGGCCACGCCGAAGTTAATGTTGCGGCTGGAGACAAAGCCGTTGGTGCCGGTGACGCGCAAGGTGCCGCCGGGGTTGAGTTCGAGCCGGCCGGAGCCGAGGCTGGCATCGGAGTTCACCACCACCACGCCGCCGTTGGCGACGATGGTGTTGCCGCCGTAGCTGTTGGGGGCGGTGAGGACGAGGGTGCCGCCGTTGACGATGGTGGAGCCGGCGTGGGTGAGTGCGCCGTTGGCGGTGACGGAGCCGCCGCCGGACTTGGTGACGTTGCCGGGGCCGGCGAGGCTGGCGTTGATGGTGCCGCTGACGAGGCTGAAGGAGGGGGCGGTCAACATGCCGCTGCCGTCAATGGTGCCGGAGGTGAGGGTCACGGCGCCGGCGGTCTGGTGGTTGGTGAGGAGGTTCAGGGTGCCACCGGACAACTGGAGGGGGCTGTTGGGGGAGAGGGTGTTGGGGACGGCGGCGACGAGGGCGCCCTCGGTGAGGAGGGTGGCGCCGGCATAGGTGTTGTTGCCGCTGAGGGTCAACTGGCCGGGGCTGGTTTTGGTGAGGCCGCCCGGGCCGGCGAGGTTGGCGCTGATGAGGCCGCTCTGGGCCTGATAACTGCCCGCCAGCAAGGTGCCGCCGGAGCCGGCGATGACGCCGGAGGCCAGGGTTACCTGCGGCACGGTCTGGTTGAAATTCTGGATGTCGAGGGTGCCGCCGGCGACCTGCACGGGGCTGTTGGAGGAGAGCACGTTGGCCGCGCCGGCACGCAAGAGGCCGTCATTGACGACGGTGGGGCCGGCGTAATCGTTGCCGCCGGTGTTGGCCAGGGTCACGGCGCCGGCGTTGTTCTTGGTCAGGCCGGCGGGGCCGGTGATTTTGCCGGAGCCGGTGAGGGTGTAGGTGAGGTTGCTGTTGTTGAGGATGACGGAGGCGGGCTGGACGTTGGTCAGGAGATTGACGGTGGTGGTGCCGGGGGCGGAGTCATCAAACAAGACGCCGTCGCCATTCTGGAAGACCATGGGGGTGCCGCTGGAAGCGCCCACCCAGTTGGTGGTGAGGCCGACATCCCAAGCGCCGCCGGGGACCATGCCGGCCCATTTGGGGGCTTCGATGGAGGTCACGCGCACATCAATGGACTGGTTGGCGACGTTGTCCACCAGTTCGGCGATGACGCGCGGGGGCAGGCTGGCGAGGACAAACTGGCCGACGCCGGTTTTGGTGCCGTAGCGGATGATGGGGAACTGGCCGACGGCCAGGCTGGCGGCGGAAAGGTTGACGACGACATCGCCGTTCAAGGTGAGGGCGCCGGTGACTTCCACCGGGGCGATGGTGGGATTGCCGAAGGCGCCGAGGTCCACTTCGAGGGTGGACCAGACGCTTTCGCCCAGGGTGAGGTTGGCGACGGTGAGGCGTCCGCCGGCGGAGGCCACCTGGACGCCGAGGGTGGCGTCGTCGGCCACGCGGAGGTTGCCCATGTTGGTGGAGGCGGTGGTGAGGACGAGGCGTCCGGCATTGACGCGGGTGGTGCCGGCGATGCTGTTGACGCCGCTGAGGAGGAGGGCGCCGGTGCCCTGCTTGGTGAGGCCGCCCGCGCCGGTGATGGAGCCGGAGAAGACGGTGGAGGTGTTGTCAGCGCCACAGGTGAGGGTGGCGGTGCCGAGGAGGATCTGGCCGGCGCCGCTGAGGGAGCCGACGGTTTGGGCATAGTTGTTGAGATCGAAGGTTGCGCCGAGGGCGACGGTGAGGCTGGCGCCGCCGGCGATGACGCTTTCGCGGTTGGCGCGGATGGCGCCGGCCTGGACGAGGGTGGGGCCGGTGAAGGTGTTGGCGCCGCCGAGGGTCAGGATGCCGTTGCCCAGTTTGGTGATGCCGCCGCTTTGATTGGGGGCGAGGGTGGCGACATCGAGGGTGGCGGGGGTGACGGGCAGGCCGCCGCGGAGGTTGACCATGGGGGGCGTGGCGTAGTCACGGCCGGGGCAGGTCACGAGGATGGAGCGGACGCGGAAGGTGCCGTTACTGGTGCCGTCGTCTTCCATGAGGGCCACGGCGGTGGCGCCGAAGCCGTCGCCGACGATTTCAACCCAGGGCGGGCCCATGTAGCCGCTGCCGCCGTTGAGGACGGGGATGGAGGCGACGCCGTTGCCGGAGGGGGCGAGGAGGGGCTGGTTGACGCCGATGTTGAAACCGGCGGTGTCAAAGACGGCGCCGCCGGCATAGACGCGGGCTTCGGTCATGTTTTCGAAGAAGGCGCCTTCGTTGGCCTTGGCCTGGACGACGCCGCCGTTGAAGCTGACGTAGGCGAGGCCGCCTGGGGCATCGCCCCAGCGTTCGAAGCGGGGGACCTGGACGCGGCCGCCGTTGAGGTTGAGGTAGCCCTTGCCGGTGGCGCCGCTGTAGGCGTGGGCGAGGACGAGGCCGAGGTTGCAATCCACGACGGCGTCGCCGTGGACGTTGATTTCACCGCGGCCCTGTTCGGCGGCGAACAAGCGGGTGCTGGCGCCGGTGTGGCTGACGCGGCCGGAGGTGAGGTACACGACGCCGCGGCCGTTGGCGTAGCGGCCGGGGGCGGTCCAGCTTCCCCAGGTGGTGGTGCCGCCGTTTTGGTACCAGAGGCCGATGCCGTTGGCGCCGATGTGGAGGTTGTTGGGGTTGTTGAAGGTGCCGGCGGCGAGCCAGTAGAAGCCGTAGGCGTTGTTGCCTTCGCCGATGCGCCATTCGTTGGCGGTGGGGGTGAAGCCCTGGACGGTGCCGCCGCGCTGGATCATGACGCCGGCGGTGTCGTTTTTGCCGACCCAGAAGCGGCGGACTTCGATGCGGGCGTTGTCCTGGAGGTAGAGCCAGCCGCGGCCGGTGCCCCAGTCGCCGATGTTGAAGTCGCGTCCGTCGGCCAGGAGGAGGCGGGCGTCATCGCGCATGTACACCCAGCCCCAGCCGCCTTCGCCGTTGCCGACGCCGAACCAGCCGCCGTTGACGTTGACGGTGCCGGTGCCGGCGATGGTGAGGGTGCCGCGGCAGTTGTTGATGTCGCCGACGAGGAAGCCGTCGCCGGTTTTGTTGACGGTGCCGTTGTGGACGATGAGATGGCTCATGGGGGTGAAGCCGGAGCCGGCGCGGCCGGAGACGAGCCAGTTGGCGACGTTGAGGACGCCGCCGTTGGTGACGACGATGATGCCGGGGATGCCGTTGTTGCCGGCCCAGGCCTCGCTGACGCGTGGGGTGGAGGTGGTGATGAGGGCGAGGCCGTTGGTGACTTCGGCGATGGCCCAGCCGTCGGAGTCATTGGGGACGACGCCGTTGCTCCAATTGGTGGGTTCGTGCCAGGGGCCGCCGAGGCCGCCGACCCAGCCGCCGCTGGCGGCCTGGAGGGGGTTGAGGAAGAGGATGAAGCCTGCGGCGAGGCAGGCACAGGCGAGGGAGCGGAGCGTTTTCATAATTATTTTAGTTAATTAAATAATTCTGCCTCCATCAAGGAAAAACAGCAAGGGACGAGGTGCCGCCCCACTGAAGCGGCATCAGACGGACTCTCGATGTTTCAGGCATGGCAGAAATATGCCACGGGGGCGAAACTCTGGCCATGAGGAATTGGAGCAAAATCTTAAGGAATTGGGTCAGGCTGGAAGGGTGGCGGGGCGTGGGCGTGACCGTGAGGAGCGGGGGGGGGCGGCCGGAGGAGGGGCAGGTGCAGGAAAAGGTTGCAGGGCAAGGGGCGGAATGGATTTGGGGGATGCGGGTTCCCCTGCCCTGCTTTTTGCCCGGGCGGATGAGTTTCGGCTTTCAAGCCGCAGAGGCAGGGGTTATTGTGCTGGGAAGTTAAAAAATCTGCATGGGCGCGAATATGGCTGGTGGAAATGGCCGTGGCCGACGTCCGCACGTGGCGCTGATTGTGGAGACCTCCCTGGCCTCGGGGCGGGCGATCTTGCGCGGGGTGGCGCGGTATGTGCGGCGGCATGGGCCCTGGGCGTTGTTTTACCAGCCGCGGAGCCTGGAGGAGGCGGTGCCGAAGTGGCTGCGGCAGTGGCGGGGGGACGGCATTATTGTGCGGGTGCAGAATCGGAAGATAGCGGAGGCGGTGCTGGCGTCGGGGTTGCCGGCGGTGGATGTGCTGGGGGTGGTGCCCGGGCTGCCTTTGCCGCTGGTGCACGTGGACGATGGGCAGGTGGCGCGGCTGGCGGCGGGGCATTTGTTGGAGCGGGGGTTTCATCATTTTGGTTTTTTTGGGATTGAGGGGGAGAACTGGTCGCACAACCGGGAGGAGGCCTTTGTGGAGGCCGTGGTGCGGGAGGGGGGGAGCGCCCTGGTGTACAATCTGCCGCGGGGGGTGGAGAGTTTTGGTTCGTGGGAGGAGGTGGAGGATGATTTGGCGGCGTGGGTGCGGCGGCTGCCGAAGCCGGCGGGGATCATGGTGTGTTCGGATCAGCGGGGGCCGTTGTTGCTGGAGGCGTGCCGGCGGGCGGGGGTGGCGGTGCCGGATGAGTTGACGATTATTGGGGTGGATAATGACGAGCCGTTGTGCGAGGTGTGTAATCCGCCGTTGTCGAGCGTGGTGCCGAATCATGAGCAGGTGGGGTACGAGGCGGCGGCGCTGCTGGAGCAGCTTATGGCGGGGCAGCCGGCGCCGGAGAAGCCGGTGCTGGTGCCGCCGGCGGGGGTGGTGACGCGGTTATCGAGTGACACGCTGGCGATTGAGGACCGGCAGGTGGCGGCGGCGCTGCGGTTGATCCGGGAGCATGCGTGCGAGGGGATCAAGGTGAGCGTGCTGGCGCGGCAGGTGGGGTTGTCGCGGACGGTGTTGCAGCGGCGGTTTCGGGCGGTGTTGCGCAAGTCGGTGCATCAACTGATTATTGAGGCGCGGCTGAAGCGGGCGCAGGATTTGATAGTGAACACGGATTTGCCGATGGTGGAGATTGCGGAGCGGTGCGGGTTCAAGCATGTGGAGTATTTGAGCGCGGTGTTCAAGCAGCGGCTGGGGTTGAGTCCCCGGCAGCTTCGGCGTCCGCAGAGCCAGGGGCGGGTGGGGTGAGGGGAAAAGTGGCGCGCTGGTTTTGCGCTGCCCTCCCCTGCCCCGGAAAGAGCGGCGGTGAATGGCGGACAGGCGATGGGGTGAGGGGCAATGTTAATTAAGTTCATAGCAAACCAAAATTGGAAAAGAGAAATAGGGTAACCTCTCTAGTGTCGAGGAACTCAGAGACCATTTTCGGTTGCATGCGATGCCCAAAAGTATTGTAGAGATGGAGGCTGAGGAGTACTTATAATTTCTCGCTAGGCGCTGCCGACTTATGGGCGCAAGAATAAAACAAGACCTCACAATCCTTTAGTGGTATGGAAAAAGATCAAGCATACTGGCTCCACAAGCTGGCCACGCTAAAGATAGACCGCGCTCGCGGTGACCCCGCGCCACATAAGCCGTTTCTGCTACTGATGGTTTTGGAAATGGCGGATCGTGGAGAAATCAAGAGCCAAGAATTGTCACTCTCGCCAGACCTTGCTTATCGCTTTAGCCTGTTCAATCAAGTAATTGCGGATCGAAAGCGCCGGCCGCTCGAGTTGCGATTACCATTTCATCACCTGAAGACTTCTGGCATCTGGCAGCCACTAATGGCAGACGGTAAGCCTTCGCCTCACCCCAGGTTGACTGTGAAAGTTCGTTTTGATCCTGATTTTTTCCAATGCCTCAAGGATCCTTTGTTTCGTGAGAAGGCGAAACATGTGTTAATTGATACGCCACCTTACTTCAGGGAGCCGGAGCGTGTCGCACTACGAGCAATGTTTAATCTGGAAAACGCGGGCGGTAGCAATGCCAATCAAGTGGGGCCGCTGTTCACCGCACAAGTGGAGCGGGGGCGGGACGCACGCTTTCGAATCGAAGTTGTGATTATCGCTTACCAGCACACCTGCGCTTTAACCGGCTATCGGATGACGACTTTGGGGGTTGATAAGATGGAAAGCATAGTAGATGCCGCGCACATCCATGAGTTTCGCGACAGCCGGAACAATGATCCACGGAATGGCCTCGCACTCTGCAAGAATGCGCATTGGCAGTTTGATCGTGGTTTGTGGTCAATCACTGACGACTTCCATATTATAGTAAACCGAAAAAAGTTCACCGAGAATGGCCTACCTGGTCAACGCTTGGCAGATTTTGAGGGCCGCAGACTTATTCTTCCCAAGGATCCTAAATACTGGCCTAATCCAGAATACTTAGCTTGGCACCGTGAAAAGCGGTTTTCTGTTTAAGGTTAAGGGATAGCTGTCGAGCCGAATTAGATAAATAGTTAAAGACCCACAAAATAATGCCTGAGGTTAGGCGGAGTTTGCGGAGTTTGATTCGGTGCAAGTTTTTGCGTGGGCTTGAAGGAACTGTGGGGAGGGCATGAATTTATTGGGTTTTCGAAGCTGGCGGCCCTCGAAACGCAACAACCAGTCGAGTCCCTCGCAATCGGCACGGGATTTGATACCAGGTATGAAGCGGACGCAAAGATTGTCGTCAAAGAACATGAGGCGGCGATCGAAGGCGCGATCGTGCAAGGCATTCAGGCAAAGGCCGTTTCTGGGGTTCATCCGCTGTTTTGGGTTATCGGCCCATGGGAGGATATGGCTGGCAACCAGCAGTTCTGGCACCGCCAGGCCGGAGATGCAGCATTTGCCGTCGTAAGCGGCCAGTACGGTCGCCCGAAAGAAGTGTTGATTTACGCGCACGCGCACCAGGCGTTCACGCTCGCGTCCTTCCTGGGGCAACTCATCAGGCGAAATAGCGGCCAGGTCTTCAAGTTTGCGTCCGGTGTATTGGGCCAGCAGGCGCTCACTCTCGTAAGCCAGCGATGCGGGGTCGTCCTCGAATTCTCTCCAGATGTCAATTTCTCCTTTGGCTCCGTGTGGCATGCCTTTGATGCCGCGGGCCGCCAGCTCTGGGTCGAGGCGGGCAAAATTGTTCAGTTTGAGTGCCACTGATCCCGGCGAGCGCCCGAGCAACCTGGCCAGTTCAATAATTTCGGGCGCGCGGCTGTGTTGCCGCCCGAATGGGATTTTACAATAGAGATTGAAGGCGAGGATGTGCTCCTCGCGCGTCCAAGGTCTGTACTTGGGGGGCATAGATCAAGCATTAAGCTTTATCGTGCTCGTGGTCTTTTTCAAGACTTTGAGATTGAGGCTGCAGGTGAGATACTCGTTTTTTTAATGGCGCGGGAGGCGAGGGCAAGAAAGGGGGGTAGCGCGGGGTTTATTCGACGGTGACGGATTTGGCGAGGTTGCGAGGTTTGTCCACGTCGCAGCCGCGGGCGACGGCGATTTCGTAGGCGAGGAGCTGGAGGGGGAGGATGGCCAGGAGGGGCCAGAGGCATTCGGGGGCGTGGGGGAGGAGGAGGGTGTCGTCGGCTTTTTGGGGGAGGGTGGTGTCGCCGACGGTGCCGAGGGCGATGATGGGGCCCTGGCGGGCCTTGATTTCTTCGAGGTTGGCGAGGGTTTTTTCGTAGAGGCTGTCCTGGGGTGCGAGGATGACGGTGGGGGTGCGGTGGTCAATCATGGCGATGGGGCCGTGTTTCATTTCGGCGGCGGGGTAGCCTTCGGCGTGGATGTAGCTGATTTCTTTGAGTTTGAGGGCGGCTTCGAGGGCGATGGGGAAGTTGAACTGGCGGCCGAGGAAGAAGAAGTCTTCGGCGTGGGCGTATTTTTGGGCGAGGCGGCGGACGGAATCGTGGAGGTGGAGGACGGATTGCATTTGGGCGGGGAGGTTTTCGAGGGCGGCGAGGAGGCGGCGGGCGTGGGCGGCGCCGAGCATGCGCATGCGGCCGAGGAGGATGGCGAGGAGGGTGAGGACGGTGACCTGGGCGGTGAAGGTTTTGGTGGCGGCGACGCCGATTTCGGGGCCGGCGTGGAGGTAGATGCCGCCGTCGGCTTCGCGGGCGATGGTGCTGCCGACGACGTTGCAGAGGGAGAGGACTTTGTGGCCGCGGCGGCGGGCTTCGCGGAGGCCGGCGAGGGTGTCGGCGGTTTCGCCGGACTGGGTGATGGCGAGGACGAGGGTGTGTTTGTTGATGGGGGCGTTGCGGTAGCGGAATTCGCTGGCGTATTCGACTTCGACGGGGAGGTGGGCGAGGTCTTCGATGAGGTATTCGCCGAGGAGGGCGGCGTGCCAACTGGTGCCGCAGGCGAGCATGAGGACCTGGTCGAATTCGCGGAGTTCGGCGGGGGTGAGGTTGAGGCCGCCGAAGCGGGCGGTGGCTTCGTCGGGGTCGAGGCGGCCGCGGAGGGTGTTGCGGACGGTTTGGGGTTGCTCAAAGATTTCTTTGAGCATGAAGTGGGGGAAGTTGCCGCGTTCGGCGGCGGCGGTGTCGAATTCGAGGCGGCTGATTTCGACGCGGGCGGCCTCGCCCTGGAGGCGGTGGACTTCGTGGCGCTGGGGGGTGAGGAGGACGAGGTCGTGGTCCTGGAGGTAGATGACGTCGCGGGTGTGGGGGACGAGGGCGGCGGAGTCGCTGGCGAGGAAGTGTTCGCCCTGGGCGAGGCCGACGATGAGGGGGGAGCCGCGGCGGGCGCCGATGATGAGGCCGGGGAAGTCGGCGCAGAGGACGGCGAGGCCGTAGGTGCCGATGACTTCGCGGAGGGCGTCGGCGACGGCCTGGGCGAGGGGGTGGAGGGCGCCGGGGGTGTTGCGGCGGGCCTGGTAGTGCCAGCCGATGAGGTGGGCGAGGACTTCGGTGTCGGTGTCGGAGGTGAAGCGGTGGCCGGCGAGTTGGAGGCGGTTTTTGAGGAGGGCGTAGTTTTCGATGACGCCGTTGTGGACGATGACGATGCGGCCGGAGGCGTCGGGGTGGGGGTGGGAGTTGGCATCGGTGGGGGGGCCGTGGGTGGCCCAGCGGGTGTGGCCGATGCCGGCGAGGCCGTGGAGGGGTTCGCGGGCGAGGAGGGGGGCGAGGCCGTCTTCGATTTTGCCGGCTTTTTTGCGGGTTTGGAGGTGTTCGCCGAGGACGGCCAGGCCGGCGCTGTCGTAGCCGCGGTATTCGAGGCGGCGGAGTCCATCCAGGAGCAGGGGGGCCGCTTCCTTGTAACCTACATAGGCAATGATGCCGCACATGGGGAAGAGGGATAGCAGGGGATGGGACGGGGGACGAGCAGAAAATTGGGGGGGGAGGGGGGAGGGTTTTGACCACGAAGGGACATGAAGAGGGGGTTAACCACGAATAAACACGAAGGAACACGAATGGGGAGGTGAATTATTCAATGAACACGAATGGGGGGGTGACCACGAAGGGACACGAAGGGAGGGAGTTAACCACGAATGGACACGAAGAAACACGAATCATGAACACGAATGGATATGAGGAGGGGGGTTATCCACGAATGGACACGAAGGGACACGAAGAAGGGTTTGACCACGAATAAACACGAAGAAAGACGAATCATGAACACGAATGGGCGTTTTTGACCACGAATGAACACAAATGAACACAGATGAACATGAGGGGGGATTGAGGTCGGAAGGGAGGAGGGGGAAGGGGCTGGCGCAAAGGTTTTTGACAAAAGTTGGGGAAGCTGGCATTGATAGGGGGCAACGTCAGCCACGAGCGCCCAATTCTGATGCGGTTGGATGGCACAACACCGCAGCCTGATCCGGTTCATGGGCCGCCGCCCGGTGGGGGCGGCAGGTGCCAAGGTCACAGCGGATGAGCACTGAGGATTCAACGGGCGAGTTTAAGTACTGGGCCTTTATCAGTTACAGCCACGCCGACAGCAAGTGGGCGGACTGGCTGCATCGGGGGCTGGAGACGTATCGCGTGCCGGGGCGGCTGGTGGGGAGGAAGACGCGGAGCGGGGTGATACCGAAGCGGTTGTTTCCGGTGTTCCGGGATCGGGACGAGCTGCCGGGGTCGGCGAATTTGGGGGAGAATCTCACGCGGGCGCTGAAGGAGTCGCGGTATTTGATTGTGATTTGTTCGCCGCGGGCGGCGCAGTCGCAATGGGTGGATCAGGAGGTGCGGATTTTCAAGTCGCTGGGGCGTGAGGATCGGGTGTTGTGCCTGATTGTGGACGGGGAGCCGAATGCGACGAATCATCCGGAGCTGGGTTTGCAGGAGTGTTTTCCGGAGTCCATCCGGTACTGGGTGGATGCGGAGCGGCGGATCACGAATATTCCGACGGAGCCGATTGCGGCGGATGTGCGGAAGGGGAAGGACGGGAAGCGGAATGCGTTGTTGAAGCTGCTGGCGGGGGTGCTGGGGGTGAATTTTGATGATTTGAAGCAGCGGGATCACGAGCGGGCGCAGCGGCGGTTGCAGATTATTCTGGCGGGGGTGAGCGCGCTGCTGGTGTTGTTTCTGTTTTTGTTGTTCCAGTTGTTCACGGAGCAACAGCGGGCGCGGGATGCGGAGCGGACGGCCAAGGCGAACGAGCAGCAGGCCCGGACGGAGCGGATGAAGGCGGAGAAGGAGCGGCAGATTGCGATGGAGGAGAAGCGCAAGGCGGAGGAGGCGTTGAAGGGGGAGCTGGCGGCCAAGGCGGCGCGGGATCAGGCGTT from Verrucomicrobiia bacterium carries:
- a CDS encoding HNH endonuclease; amino-acid sequence: MPPKYRPWTREEHILAFNLYCKIPFGRQHSRAPEIIELARLLGRSPGSVALKLNNFARLDPELAARGIKGMPHGAKGEIDIWREFEDDPASLAYESERLLAQYTGRKLEDLAAISPDELPQEGRERERLVRVRVNQHFFRATVLAAYDGKCCISGLAVPELLVASHILPWADNPKQRMNPRNGLCLNALHDRAFDRRLMFFDDNLCVRFIPGIKSRADCEGLDWLLRFEGRQLRKPNKFMPSPQFLQAHAKTCTESNSANSA
- a CDS encoding HNH endonuclease, encoding MEKDQAYWLHKLATLKIDRARGDPAPHKPFLLLMVLEMADRGEIKSQELSLSPDLAYRFSLFNQVIADRKRRPLELRLPFHHLKTSGIWQPLMADGKPSPHPRLTVKVRFDPDFFQCLKDPLFREKAKHVLIDTPPYFREPERVALRAMFNLENAGGSNANQVGPLFTAQVERGRDARFRIEVVIIAYQHTCALTGYRMTTLGVDKMESIVDAAHIHEFRDSRNNDPRNGLALCKNAHWQFDRGLWSITDDFHIIVNRKKFTENGLPGQRLADFEGRRLILPKDPKYWPNPEYLAWHREKRFSV
- the glmS gene encoding glutamine--fructose-6-phosphate transaminase (isomerizing), which gives rise to MCGIIAYVGYKEAAPLLLDGLRRLEYRGYDSAGLAVLGEHLQTRKKAGKIEDGLAPLLAREPLHGLAGIGHTRWATHGPPTDANSHPHPDASGRIVIVHNGVIENYALLKNRLQLAGHRFTSDTDTEVLAHLIGWHYQARRNTPGALHPLAQAVADALREVIGTYGLAVLCADFPGLIIGARRGSPLIVGLAQGEHFLASDSAALVPHTRDVIYLQDHDLVLLTPQRHEVHRLQGEAARVEISRLEFDTAAAERGNFPHFMLKEIFEQPQTVRNTLRGRLDPDEATARFGGLNLTPAELREFDQVLMLACGTSWHAALLGEYLIEDLAHLPVEVEYASEFRYRNAPINKHTLVLAITQSGETADTLAGLREARRRGHKVLSLCNVVGSTIAREADGGIYLHAGPEIGVAATKTFTAQVTVLTLLAILLGRMRMLGAAHARRLLAALENLPAQMQSVLHLHDSVRRLAQKYAHAEDFFFLGRQFNFPIALEAALKLKEISYIHAEGYPAAEMKHGPIAMIDHRTPTVILAPQDSLYEKTLANLEEIKARQGPIIALGTVGDTTLPQKADDTLLLPHAPECLWPLLAILPLQLLAYEIAVARGCDVDKPRNLAKSVTVE